In a single window of the Candidatus Tisiphia endosymbiont of Nemotelus nigrinus genome:
- a CDS encoding BON domain-containing protein, translating to MYRINFVIIILSFMLTGCCLPAIFTVASTSTIAAAKDQSISETIDDVKISTKIKASFIKNNFRELYTKIKVEVEQGRVLLTGSIDKKEDALKAVELVWDITGVREVINELIIDKKSDHFDLVQYTKDAMITSQIKAKTFVKRDIKWINYTIVTVNNIVYIFGLARSEEELEMVTSIASQINGVERVICHVKIKETEKIDNKHDINESEV from the coding sequence ATGTATAGAATTAACTTTGTTATTATAATCTTATCTTTCATGCTTACAGGTTGTTGTCTTCCAGCTATTTTTACTGTAGCAAGTACTTCTACTATTGCAGCGGCAAAAGATCAATCAATTTCCGAAACAATTGATGACGTAAAAATATCGACAAAGATCAAAGCTTCTTTTATAAAAAATAATTTCAGAGAATTATATACTAAGATTAAGGTTGAGGTAGAACAGGGGAGGGTACTACTGACTGGGAGCATAGACAAAAAAGAAGATGCATTAAAAGCTGTAGAACTTGTCTGGGATATAACAGGAGTCCGTGAAGTTATTAATGAACTGATAATAGATAAAAAAAGTGATCATTTTGACTTAGTGCAATATACTAAAGATGCTATGATTACTAGTCAGATTAAAGCTAAGACTTTTGTTAAGCGAGATATAAAGTGGATAAATTACACCATTGTTACAGTTAATAATATAGTATATATATTTGGTTTAGCAAGGTCTGAAGAAGAATTAGAAATGGTCACTTCTATTGCTTCCCAAATCAATGGTGTAGAAAGAGTTATCTGTCACGTTAAAATAAAGGAAACTGAAAAGATTGATAATAAACATGATATAAATGAAAGTGAAGTTTAG
- the pdhA gene encoding pyruvate dehydrogenase (acetyl-transferring) E1 component subunit alpha produces MIVPGKYKLNSTQYLESYRKILLLRRFEEKCGQLYGMGLIGGFCHLYIGQEAIITAIDLVKQAGDNTITSYRDHAHIISAGTEAKYVLAELMGKETGCSKGKGGSMHMFDVENKFYGGHGVVGAQVPIGTGLAFAEKYRNTDNVCFTFLGDGAVNQGQVYEAFNMAALWHLPVVYIIENNQYSMGTSVARSTFMTDLYKKGESCGITGFRVNAMSLESVYDYARQATEFTRNGGGPIILEMDCYRYRGHSMSDPAKYRSKEEVENYKEQDPLSQIKEIILEHKYASEEKLKEIDKEVKDIIAEAVEFSENSSLPDERELYTNIYV; encoded by the coding sequence ATGATTGTTCCTGGGAAATATAAGCTAAATAGTACTCAATATCTCGAGTCTTATAGAAAGATATTGTTACTTAGAAGATTTGAAGAAAAATGTGGACAATTGTACGGTATGGGTCTAATAGGTGGGTTCTGTCACTTATATATTGGACAGGAAGCGATAATTACTGCTATAGATTTAGTGAAACAGGCTGGCGATAATACTATTACCAGTTATAGGGATCATGCTCATATTATTTCAGCAGGGACTGAAGCCAAATATGTATTGGCAGAATTGATGGGTAAAGAAACTGGTTGTTCGAAGGGCAAGGGTGGCTCAATGCATATGTTCGACGTAGAAAACAAATTTTATGGTGGGCATGGTGTTGTAGGAGCTCAGGTGCCAATAGGCACTGGTCTTGCTTTTGCTGAAAAATATCGAAATACTGATAATGTGTGTTTTACTTTTTTAGGAGATGGAGCAGTTAATCAGGGGCAAGTATATGAAGCTTTTAATATGGCGGCATTATGGCATTTACCGGTAGTTTACATTATTGAAAATAATCAATATTCTATGGGTACTTCAGTAGCTCGTTCTACCTTTATGACTGACCTTTACAAGAAAGGAGAGTCATGTGGTATTACCGGATTTAGAGTAAATGCTATGTCGTTAGAATCAGTTTATGATTATGCTCGGCAGGCTACAGAATTTACAAGAAATGGTGGTGGACCAATAATATTAGAAATGGATTGTTATCGTTATAGAGGGCATTCAATGTCTGATCCAGCCAAATATCGTAGTAAGGAAGAAGTGGAGAACTATAAAGAACAAGATCCTTTATCGCAAATAAAGGAAATAATCCTAGAGCATAAATATGCTAGTGAAGAGAAGTTGAAGGAGATTGACAAAGAGGTCAAAGATATTATTGCAGAAGCAGTTGAATTTTCAGAGAACTCAAGCCTACCGGACGAGAGAGAGCTATATACTAATATTTACGTTTAA
- a CDS encoding pyruvate dehydrogenase complex E1 component subunit beta — translation MSQITVREALRQAMQEEMLKDDSIFIMGEEVAEYQGAYKVTQGLLDQFGAKRVIDTPITEHGFTGVAIGAAFAGLRPIVEFMTFNFAMQAMDQIVNSAAKTHYMSGGTIKCPIVFRGPNGAASRVAAQHSQNYAACYGHIPGLKVVAPYSAEDHKGLLMTAIRDDNPVIFLENEILYGHSFEIPEIIEPIPFGQAKKLTEGDDVTIVAFSLQVKLALDAANSLQDNGINCEVIDLRTIKPLDIETILQSVKKTNRLVVIEEGWFFAGIGATIASMIMSQAFDYLDAPIEIISGKDVPLPYAVNLEKLALPTIEDVISAVKKVCYVL, via the coding sequence ATGTCACAAATAACGGTACGGGAAGCTTTGCGTCAGGCAATGCAAGAAGAAATGTTGAAGGATGATAGCATCTTTATTATGGGAGAGGAAGTTGCTGAGTACCAAGGAGCATATAAGGTAACCCAAGGATTGTTAGATCAGTTTGGGGCAAAAAGAGTAATTGATACGCCAATAACAGAACATGGCTTTACTGGGGTGGCTATTGGGGCAGCTTTTGCGGGATTACGTCCGATTGTTGAATTTATGACATTTAATTTTGCCATGCAAGCAATGGATCAAATAGTTAACTCTGCAGCTAAGACCCATTATATGTCTGGTGGAACCATTAAATGTCCGATAGTATTTCGTGGACCAAATGGGGCAGCGAGTCGAGTTGCCGCTCAACATAGCCAAAATTATGCAGCTTGTTATGGTCACATTCCGGGGTTAAAGGTAGTAGCTCCCTATAGTGCAGAAGATCACAAAGGGCTGTTAATGACGGCTATTCGTGATGACAACCCCGTTATTTTTTTAGAGAATGAAATTCTCTATGGTCATAGTTTTGAGATTCCAGAAATAATTGAGCCTATTCCTTTTGGGCAAGCTAAGAAACTTACTGAGGGTGATGATGTTACCATAGTAGCATTTTCCTTACAAGTTAAGTTGGCTTTAGATGCGGCAAATAGTTTACAGGATAATGGCATTAACTGCGAGGTAATTGACCTTAGAACGATCAAGCCTTTGGATATAGAAACTATATTACAGTCAGTCAAAAAGACTAATCGGTTAGTTGTGATAGAAGAAGGTTGGTTTTTTGCCGGGATTGGAGCAACTATAGCTAGTATGATAATGAGTCAAGCATTTGATTATCTAGATGCTCCCATAGAAATTATCTCGGGTAAGGATGTTCCTCTACCATATGCAGTTAATTTAGAGAAATTAGCCTTACCGACTATTGAAGATGTTATTAGTGCCGTGAAGAAAGTGTGTTATGTTCTATAG
- a CDS encoding ankyrin repeat domain-containing protein: MLFRQLISKVRYGGLFNKNALFKAVKTGNMHSTDHLLTKANVNNQDENGNTALHYAVKYNRLSIAKILLEWGADTNIANNNGMAPLTISTIQNDSDCMKLLLENNAKITNADLYYAMRGNNIYNLHTLLTNQQVHLSPNMSSNLKKLDSNVNFFRQVIKDHLFKHDIDSPLYCNVADMDNNVAPLLGVTEE, from the coding sequence ATGCTATTTAGACAACTTATTTCCAAAGTTCGCTATGGGGGTTTATTTAATAAAAATGCCTTATTTAAAGCTGTAAAAACAGGTAATATGCATTCAACAGATCATTTACTTACTAAAGCTAATGTAAATAATCAAGATGAAAATGGCAATACTGCTTTACACTATGCAGTAAAATATAATCGCCTTTCTATTGCTAAAATATTATTAGAATGGGGAGCAGATACAAATATAGCTAATAATAACGGTATGGCACCATTAACTATTTCTACTATACAAAACGATTCTGATTGTATGAAGTTATTATTAGAGAATAATGCCAAGATAACAAATGCAGATTTATATTATGCAATGCGGGGTAATAATATATATAATCTACATACTCTATTAACTAACCAACAAGTACATTTATCCCCTAATATGAGTAGCAATCTAAAGAAATTAGATAGCAATGTAAATTTCTTTCGTCAAGTAATAAAAGATCACTTGTTTAAACATGATATAGATAGCCCTTTATACTGTAATGTGGCTGATATGGATAATAATGTCGCTCCGTTATTAGGAGTAACCGAGGAATAA
- a CDS encoding phage major capsid protein translates to MYTANLHQNQTIQNLVIKSVTDNSVVISGYASVYNISDQQNDLIAKGAFASADHSSIKFLWQHDWQQPIGVIKSLTEDDYGLKVEAIINNKIEKGKEAIELVRQGAVDSLSVGFNIKQANYNNLNQRIITEAELIEVSIVTFPANYHAKISHITKQIDSILMENTMDTELMTKQNSNEMKLNELQKKVYNLENFLSRPEIGGMQDIEHKAAFNNYIRKGSQSELIEKSLNSGAEEGGVLLVPALYNSIITEINARSPMRQLASIETISSNALDIVIEEGSFASGWVGDLQAREETAASKLKQQRIFVHELYAQPKASQTLIDDSAIRIENWLTERLRDSFVKAENDAFINGDGKKRPKGILPKDHDKIQQFDMGNRVTAEKLLDFINLLDEEYLANATFLMNRTTLSEIQKLQDNNGRFIWQQSLSDSLKQTIFGISVLCCSEMPPIKEGNMAIAIGDFKSAYKIIDRGGINIMRDPYTDKPFVKFYAVKRVGGDVVNQSAIKLAMFS, encoded by the coding sequence ATGTATACTGCAAACTTACATCAAAATCAAACGATTCAAAATTTAGTCATAAAATCTGTTACAGATAATAGCGTAGTTATTTCAGGTTATGCTAGTGTTTATAATATTTCTGATCAGCAGAATGATCTAATTGCTAAAGGGGCCTTTGCCTCAGCCGATCATTCGTCCATCAAATTTCTTTGGCAGCATGATTGGCAACAGCCAATAGGGGTAATTAAGTCTTTAACAGAGGATGATTATGGTCTAAAAGTCGAAGCTATAATTAATAATAAAATCGAGAAAGGTAAAGAGGCTATAGAACTTGTCCGCCAAGGGGCAGTTGATAGTCTTTCTGTTGGTTTTAATATAAAGCAAGCAAATTACAATAACTTAAATCAAAGAATTATCACAGAAGCTGAGTTAATTGAGGTTAGTATAGTGACTTTCCCAGCCAATTACCATGCTAAGATTTCGCATATCACCAAACAAATAGATTCAATTTTAATGGAGAATACCATGGATACAGAATTAATGACAAAACAAAATAGTAATGAAATGAAACTCAATGAGTTACAGAAGAAAGTTTATAATCTAGAAAATTTTCTATCTCGTCCAGAAATAGGGGGGATGCAAGATATTGAGCATAAAGCTGCTTTTAATAATTATATTCGCAAAGGTAGCCAAAGTGAGTTAATTGAAAAATCTCTAAATAGTGGGGCTGAGGAAGGTGGGGTATTATTAGTCCCAGCTTTATATAATAGTATCATCACTGAGATTAACGCTAGATCACCTATGCGGCAATTAGCATCAATTGAGACAATTTCTAGTAATGCTCTTGATATAGTAATTGAAGAGGGGAGTTTTGCTAGTGGTTGGGTTGGAGATTTGCAGGCAAGAGAAGAAACGGCTGCTTCTAAGCTAAAGCAACAGAGAATTTTTGTACATGAGCTTTATGCTCAGCCAAAAGCTAGCCAGACTTTGATAGATGACTCAGCTATTAGAATAGAGAACTGGTTAACAGAGCGTTTAAGAGATAGTTTTGTCAAAGCAGAAAATGATGCGTTTATTAATGGTGACGGTAAGAAGAGACCAAAGGGTATTTTACCAAAAGATCATGATAAAATACAACAATTTGATATGGGCAACCGAGTTACTGCAGAAAAATTATTAGATTTCATTAATTTGCTTGATGAAGAATATTTGGCAAATGCTACTTTTTTAATGAATCGTACTACTTTATCAGAAATCCAAAAACTGCAAGATAATAATGGTCGTTTTATTTGGCAACAATCGCTGTCTGACTCTTTAAAGCAAACAATTTTTGGTATATCTGTGCTTTGCTGTTCTGAGATGCCGCCTATAAAGGAAGGTAATATGGCAATTGCTATAGGTGATTTTAAATCGGCCTATAAGATCATAGATCGTGGTGGTATTAATATAATGAGAGATCCTTATACCGACAAGCCGTTTGTTAAATTTTACGCAGTTAAAAGGGTAGGGGGTGATGTAGTGAATCAGAGTGCGATTAAGCTTGCTATGTTTAGTTGA
- a CDS encoding head-tail connector protein, with the protein MHKKNTFRIIELIPQTIWSLAEVKNYMRIEGNYDDELISGLIDAAITAAENFTKLTIITRRVEFVCNIKNQQNFQLKYQPIKKLVKITLTNSSELIELQSDQYYLDQDRSLLCLNKKLENYRLIVEYIIGYDKINIPASIKYGILMHIAEMYDRERQNATSLSTEIKNLYLAYRQFKI; encoded by the coding sequence ATGCATAAAAAAAATACCTTTAGGATTATTGAGTTAATCCCTCAGACTATTTGGAGTTTAGCAGAAGTTAAAAATTATATGAGAATAGAAGGAAATTATGATGATGAGTTAATTAGTGGCTTAATAGATGCAGCAATTACGGCTGCTGAGAATTTTACCAAACTTACGATAATAACAAGGCGGGTAGAGTTTGTTTGTAATATTAAAAATCAACAAAATTTTCAATTAAAATATCAACCAATAAAGAAGTTAGTAAAAATTACTTTAACAAATAGTAGTGAATTGATTGAACTGCAATCTGATCAATATTATCTAGATCAGGATCGATCATTATTATGTTTGAATAAAAAGTTAGAAAACTATCGATTAATAGTTGAATATATTATTGGATATGATAAAATTAATATTCCAGCTTCAATAAAGTATGGCATATTAATGCATATAGCAGAAATGTATGATAGGGAAAGGCAAAATGCTACTTCTTTGTCAACAGAAATTAAGAATCTGTATCTGGCATACAGACAATTTAAAATATAG
- a CDS encoding phage head closure protein, which produces MKKSVARTLQHQVRILENFSTSEIELEKWQEKFSTYAEIKPISDNRFASIEHLNFGHIMTEGFYVFKMRFITGITTKMRISFRDRQFEIKRVINVEEKSKFLNIIGLEIYVC; this is translated from the coding sequence ATGAAAAAATCAGTAGCACGTACTCTACAACATCAGGTGAGAATTCTGGAGAATTTTTCTACAAGTGAGATAGAACTAGAGAAATGGCAAGAGAAATTTTCTACTTATGCTGAAATAAAACCTATTTCTGATAATCGATTTGCTTCGATAGAACACTTGAATTTTGGTCATATTATGACCGAAGGGTTTTATGTGTTTAAAATGAGATTTATTACAGGTATTACCACCAAGATGCGTATATCATTTAGAGATAGGCAATTTGAAATTAAGCGGGTTATTAACGTTGAAGAAAAAAGTAAATTCTTGAATATCATAGGGCTAGAAATATATGTCTGTTAA
- a CDS encoding type II toxin-antitoxin system Phd/YefM family antitoxin: protein MTYLIASEARKNLYKLIDLVAENHEPTIIKGKRNAAVLISEQDWEDIQETLFVATNNELSQSIIKGLATDFKDCKTKLVD from the coding sequence ATGACATATTTAATAGCTAGTGAAGCTAGAAAGAACTTATATAAATTGATAGATTTGGTAGCAGAGAATCATGAGCCAACAATAATAAAAGGTAAAAGAAATGCAGCAGTTTTAATTTCAGAGCAGGACTGGGAAGATATTCAAGAGACATTATTTGTAGCAACAAATAATGAATTAAGCCAATCCATAATTAAAGGTCTTGCTACTGATTTTAAAGATTGTAAGACAAAACTGGTAGATTAG
- a CDS encoding Txe/YoeB family addiction module toxin, which yields MYSLYFTSDACKDFKKIKKSPLQKQIYKLLEIIGNDPFQNPPPFKKLRGMYLGAYSRRINLQHRLFYEVDMLDKRIKILSMWSHYGDN from the coding sequence ATGTATAGTTTGTATTTTACTAGCGATGCTTGTAAAGATTTTAAAAAGATTAAAAAATCACCTTTGCAGAAGCAAATATACAAGTTATTAGAAATTATAGGTAATGATCCATTTCAAAATCCGCCGCCCTTTAAAAAGTTAAGAGGTATGTATTTGGGGGCTTATTCAAGAAGGATTAATTTGCAACATAGATTATTTTATGAAGTAGATATGCTAGATAAGAGGATAAAGATACTAAGTATGTGGAGTCATTATGGGGATAATTAA
- a CDS encoding HI0074 family nucleotidyltransferase substrate-binding subunit, with protein MVYLIDNIDISNLLKAHNKFEEFRLNLDTEQNKAGAIQAFEYCYELTWKTMKRLLEVQGKNAYTPREVFREAAAAGLISDPAAWFDFIKIRNLTVHTYDIKNVEQVIATFDSFSGMLREFLKNLERLDDQS; from the coding sequence ATGGTGTATTTGATTGACAATATTGATATTAGTAATTTACTAAAGGCGCATAATAAGTTTGAGGAGTTTCGTCTTAATTTAGATACTGAACAAAATAAAGCCGGGGCAATTCAAGCATTTGAATATTGCTATGAGTTAACTTGGAAAACAATGAAGCGATTGTTAGAGGTCCAAGGGAAAAATGCTTATACCCCACGTGAAGTGTTTCGTGAGGCTGCTGCTGCCGGGTTAATTTCAGATCCTGCTGCTTGGTTTGATTTTATTAAGATTAGAAATCTCACAGTACATACTTATGATATCAAGAATGTAGAGCAAGTTATTGCAACTTTTGATAGTTTCTCTGGCATGTTACGCGAGTTTTTAAAAAATTTGGAGAGATTAGATGATCAATCTTGA
- a CDS encoding nucleotidyltransferase domain-containing protein produces the protein MINLEQKDFLLLKSILKKYPYTFQAYGSRVKGSHRKFSDLDLCIMEVVDDQQLFEL, from the coding sequence ATGATCAATCTTGAGCAAAAAGACTTTTTGTTATTAAAATCTATCTTAAAGAAATATCCGTATACATTTCAAGCATACGGTTCTCGTGTAAAAGGTAGTCACAGGAAGTTTTCTGATCTTGATCTTTGTATTATGGAAGTAGTAGATGATCAACAATTGTTTGAGTTATAA
- a CDS encoding TIGR02217 family protein, with translation MNFHDIRMPEFIETFAVGKPEFATSCAATLSGREVRSLDREYARQKYLIKNCRLSSLEFEQFSAFFRARRGGNFAFRFRDNVDYQVSGQFIAEGDGKLTQCQLVKLYEDSILPYARTINKPVSGSEEFYVNGVNLKVEVDYNSGLVTLPSPLDKGQILTGNFIFDVAVRFTNYSFEYSYSSDGSIELSQIELMEVI, from the coding sequence ATGAATTTTCATGATATACGTATGCCGGAATTTATTGAAACTTTTGCTGTTGGTAAACCGGAATTTGCTACTTCTTGTGCTGCGACATTGTCAGGTAGAGAAGTAAGAAGTTTAGATAGAGAATATGCTAGACAAAAATATTTGATTAAAAATTGTCGTCTGAGTAGTCTTGAATTTGAGCAATTTAGTGCTTTTTTTCGAGCAAGAAGGGGCGGAAATTTTGCCTTTCGCTTCAGGGATAATGTCGATTATCAAGTATCGGGGCAATTTATTGCTGAAGGGGATGGGAAATTAACTCAATGTCAATTGGTTAAATTATATGAGGATTCAATTTTGCCATATGCTAGAACAATTAATAAACCGGTATCTGGTAGCGAAGAATTCTATGTTAATGGTGTCAATTTGAAAGTTGAAGTTGATTATAATAGTGGATTAGTAACCCTACCAAGCCCTTTAGATAAAGGTCAAATTTTGACAGGTAACTTTATTTTTGATGTAGCTGTGCGATTTACTAATTATAGCTTTGAATATTCTTATTCTTCTGATGGATCAATAGAATTATCACAAATAGAGTTAATGGAGGTTATATGA
- a CDS encoding DUF2163 domain-containing protein: MTEYIDNSITELQNFTYCFHITLQDGFELYLTESDKSLSIYDMTFIPNSGMSLKEGKFNDSAKNYIILEGVFEINGVEQHYDLTQAMVKIYVCCDNYCKHFVTYHCTSYTKRDLDFTLHLEPNIELYNQSLLQSFSKKCRANFGDLKCKIDKTVYSHIYNIKEMFGRTMVISNLDKENGYFNYGDAILANGQFCSKIISHSGNVVTLDQLIPDSVKHNQTVQLIAGCDKNFMTCCNKFNNAVNFRGEPFIPDDNFIKVI; this comes from the coding sequence ATGACCGAATATATTGATAATTCCATAACAGAATTACAAAATTTTACTTATTGTTTTCATATCACGTTACAAGATGGTTTTGAATTGTACCTTACTGAATCTGATAAATCTTTATCGATTTATGACATGACATTTATTCCAAATTCTGGAATGAGTTTAAAAGAAGGAAAATTTAATGATTCTGCTAAGAATTACATTATCTTAGAAGGGGTTTTTGAGATTAATGGAGTAGAACAGCATTACGATTTGACACAAGCTATGGTCAAAATATATGTTTGTTGTGATAACTATTGTAAGCATTTTGTTACTTATCACTGTACTAGTTATACTAAAAGGGATTTAGATTTTACTTTGCATTTAGAACCCAATATAGAACTATATAACCAGTCGTTACTGCAATCTTTTAGTAAGAAATGTCGTGCTAATTTTGGTGATTTGAAATGCAAAATAGATAAAACAGTTTATAGTCATATCTATAATATTAAGGAAATGTTTGGTAGAACTATGGTTATCTCAAATCTTGATAAAGAAAATGGTTATTTTAATTACGGAGATGCTATTTTGGCTAATGGTCAATTTTGCAGTAAGATCATTAGTCATTCTGGAAATGTAGTCACATTGGATCAATTAATTCCTGATAGTGTGAAACATAATCAGACTGTACAGCTCATTGCTGGTTGTGATAAAAATTTTATGACTTGTTGCAATAAATTCAACAATGCAGTAAATTTCAGAGGAGAACCATTTATTCCTGATGATAACTTTATAAAAGTGATCTAG
- a CDS encoding patatin-like phospholipase family protein, translating to MSKLQKEMQERQETPVEYLVFSGGGAKGAIYSGVYAALAESRVVGAIKAVAGSSAGAISAAMVACGIAPEEFEKISKETHLKGLLGTQGFSAGPVQIGKDGMPLYDLLDKTIRKGVSNFLKGKNFVELCQVGHDRISHSLEKLEKKKQDFLNSIEQLKQQDGDNSKQITDINENIQGLEFQKQELNKQFDKIQTIIDSNGKDFSELMEKCQSGGKILFKDLALLRLVDSDQFKDLLITAVRRDNGTLQIFSAENSPDVEIALACRASASIPIVFQPVTIDGAEYVDGGYRDNVPMGYFPENESKVNAEELDGFEDVTLAKKRGRILALAFGSGMDDPINVAIYSAKPFDSPSALVKFLMDVVYKALARVGGYFQYTKTNEDTLDEVRENALYMVPLNTKGIGTLDFDDAQRCADYLHIKGRFQTLEYLDNYELGKGVDNYELGEGVDKTFEHQKFLLNVYEVYDNENLNKTFFQKMLGYVIPPPKTEKSWQDRDATRSHDVKADALLSFCTSKRWEGKDNKRVLKDYVILAATNRSKEVRNDTKALESLIKTLNAPTTSSKIKEDFIELLAIDKKQDKRLDTGKSPAKNIAEFKFTKEDFNGFLSKNKSEAFRISSQGKGVGAAKGG from the coding sequence ATGAGTAAGTTACAAAAAGAAATGCAGGAAAGGCAGGAAACTCCTGTTGAATATTTGGTTTTTAGTGGCGGTGGAGCTAAGGGAGCAATATATTCTGGTGTTTATGCAGCTTTGGCAGAATCTAGGGTAGTTGGAGCGATCAAAGCGGTTGCCGGCTCATCTGCTGGTGCGATAAGTGCTGCAATGGTTGCATGCGGTATAGCTCCTGAAGAATTTGAAAAAATTTCAAAAGAGACCCACCTAAAAGGTTTACTTGGCACACAAGGATTCTCAGCTGGTCCGGTGCAGATTGGCAAGGATGGTATGCCCTTATATGATCTTTTAGATAAGACTATAAGGAAAGGTGTATCTAATTTTTTAAAGGGCAAGAACTTTGTAGAGCTCTGTCAAGTGGGGCATGATAGGATATCACATTCGTTAGAAAAATTAGAGAAAAAAAAGCAAGATTTTTTAAACTCAATTGAACAATTAAAACAACAAGATGGTGATAATAGTAAGCAGATTACTGATATAAATGAAAATATTCAAGGGTTGGAGTTTCAAAAACAAGAGCTAAATAAGCAATTTGATAAAATTCAAACTATAATAGATTCCAATGGTAAAGATTTCAGTGAATTAATGGAAAAATGTCAAAGTGGTGGGAAAATTCTTTTTAAGGATTTAGCTCTTTTAAGGCTTGTCGATTCAGATCAATTTAAAGATTTATTAATTACTGCAGTAAGGCGAGATAATGGTACGTTGCAAATTTTTAGTGCGGAAAATAGCCCTGATGTTGAAATTGCTTTAGCCTGTCGTGCCTCAGCTTCAATTCCCATAGTTTTTCAACCTGTAACAATTGATGGAGCTGAATATGTTGATGGGGGATATAGAGACAATGTACCTATGGGGTACTTTCCTGAAAATGAGAGTAAAGTGAATGCTGAAGAATTAGATGGTTTTGAAGATGTCACTTTAGCAAAAAAGCGAGGTAGGATTTTGGCTCTTGCTTTTGGTAGTGGTATGGATGATCCAATAAATGTAGCTATCTATAGTGCCAAGCCTTTTGACAGTCCAAGTGCTTTAGTAAAATTTTTAATGGATGTAGTATACAAAGCTTTGGCTCGGGTCGGTGGGTATTTTCAATATACAAAAACTAATGAAGACACTCTTGATGAGGTACGTGAAAATGCGTTATACATGGTGCCATTAAATACTAAAGGTATAGGCACTCTTGATTTTGACGATGCTCAAAGATGTGCAGATTATTTGCATATTAAAGGTCGTTTTCAGACTTTGGAATATTTAGATAATTATGAACTAGGTAAAGGGGTAGATAATTATGAACTAGGCGAAGGGGTAGATAAAACATTTGAACATCAGAAATTTCTTCTAAACGTCTATGAGGTTTATGATAATGAAAATTTGAATAAAACATTCTTTCAGAAAATGTTAGGCTATGTAATCCCGCCGCCTAAAACTGAGAAAAGTTGGCAGGATCGTGATGCTACTCGGAGTCATGACGTAAAAGCTGATGCACTTTTATCTTTTTGTACTTCAAAACGTTGGGAAGGTAAAGATAATAAGAGAGTCTTAAAGGATTATGTAATACTTGCAGCAACTAACCGCAGTAAAGAAGTCAGAAATGATACTAAGGCATTAGAATCACTAATCAAGACCTTAAATGCTCCAACAACATCAAGTAAAATTAAAGAAGATTTTATAGAATTATTAGCTATTGATAAAAAACAAGATAAAAGATTGGATACGGGAAAAAGTCCAGCAAAGAATATTGCGGAGTTTAAATTCACAAAAGAAGATTTTAATGGTTTTTTAAGCAAAAATAAAAGTGAAGCTTTTCGTATTAGTAGCCAAGGGAAGGGAGTCGGAGCAGCTAAGGGTGGATGA